A DNA window from Candidatus Poribacteria bacterium contains the following coding sequences:
- a CDS encoding NAD(P)-dependent oxidoreductase: MKILITGASGRLGEFVIRELADQHSLVLMSRRPPPTEFSHLPFIQGDLNNFEDCQRAVEGVDAIQHLGAQPGPVDHPDMRADAEQRGIPFDATFKTNMLGTYYLMQAAIEAGVQTVVMSGSNCALGHGFRISKTHIPIDYLPIDEEHPCYPEDSYSFSKRCGEDLLASYTRAYGIRTYVTRPAGISPEERRKQMAENAKPTTAWTPWLWCWVGSEDVASAHRLIMEKADTLPPHDVYFLNADDTSALESSQELVKRFKPEFLSKVKTLEGHQSFINCDKLKNAVGWHHETSWR, encoded by the coding sequence ATGAAAATACTTATAACTGGTGCGAGTGGTAGGCTCGGCGAGTTTGTGATCCGAGAATTGGCGGATCAGCACTCACTCGTCCTCATGTCGCGGAGACCGCCACCTACTGAATTCTCGCACCTCCCATTTATTCAAGGCGACCTGAACAACTTTGAAGACTGCCAGCGTGCTGTTGAAGGTGTAGACGCTATCCAACACCTCGGTGCCCAACCGGGTCCCGTCGATCATCCGGATATGCGCGCAGATGCTGAACAGAGAGGCATCCCTTTCGATGCGACCTTCAAAACGAATATGCTCGGCACTTACTACCTCATGCAAGCCGCGATCGAGGCAGGTGTCCAAACGGTCGTGATGTCCGGCAGCAATTGCGCATTAGGACACGGCTTCCGAATTAGTAAAACCCACATCCCGATAGACTACCTGCCTATAGATGAAGAGCACCCGTGTTATCCTGAAGATTCTTATAGTTTCTCTAAACGGTGTGGTGAAGATTTGTTAGCAAGTTATACCCGCGCTTATGGCATCCGAACCTACGTTACACGTCCTGCCGGTATCAGTCCAGAAGAACGGAGAAAGCAAATGGCAGAGAACGCCAAACCGACAACCGCGTGGACCCCGTGGCTCTGGTGTTGGGTAGGGAGTGAAGATGTCGCGAGTGCGCACCGTCTGATCATGGAGAAAGCGGATACGCTACCCCCACACGATGTCTATTTTCTGAACGCCGATGATACTTCCGCGTTAGAATCTTCTCAAGAATTGGTTAAGCGTTTTAAACCCGAATTTCTATCGAAGGTGAAAACGCTTGAGGGACATCAATCGTTTATCAACTGTGATAAACTGAAAAACGCTGTTGGATGGCACCACGAAACATCATGGCGATAA
- a CDS encoding Gfo/Idh/MocA family oxidoreductase, translated as MSTSDRVRIGVVGVGSISVRGILPHLTQDDIQDRLQVTAVCDPVPGRAEAASEKFNVPYAYETYETLLADGHVDAVSIASPIGLHYEQGKLAIEHGLHAHFNKTMTTTVDEADDLIESAARKGVKLVASPGEMLRPIHQEIRSLIADGAIGTLTWAAAGSAFGRYHENESVRHGDDPLSNINPAWYFRKPGGGPLYDMTVYGLHTLTGILGPAKRVTAFSGVRLKEREFRGEMLPCDMDDNTFILLDFGEAFYGFVYGAAAGSVVRGRLAIHGTHGTIEGNLLNGNPIDAPDGELPHVVGQHRSIQESHVYEDIMQLVDWIREDKPTIVTAEHARHVIEIFDAGYRSAQTGQAQNLRTTF; from the coding sequence ATGTCAACCAGTGACAGAGTACGCATCGGGGTCGTCGGTGTAGGAAGTATCTCCGTGCGCGGCATTCTGCCCCATCTCACGCAAGACGACATCCAAGATAGATTACAGGTAACGGCTGTCTGTGACCCTGTCCCCGGCAGGGCAGAAGCGGCATCTGAGAAATTCAACGTCCCGTATGCGTATGAAACCTATGAAACCCTTTTAGCAGACGGACATGTAGATGCAGTCAGCATCGCATCGCCTATCGGTTTGCATTATGAGCAGGGTAAACTTGCCATTGAACACGGGCTCCATGCCCATTTCAACAAAACAATGACGACTACCGTCGATGAAGCGGATGACCTGATCGAATCGGCGGCGCGTAAAGGCGTGAAATTAGTGGCTTCCCCTGGCGAGATGCTCCGTCCGATCCATCAAGAAATTCGCAGCCTTATTGCTGATGGTGCCATCGGAACGTTGACGTGGGCAGCCGCTGGTTCTGCCTTCGGAAGATACCACGAAAACGAATCTGTCAGACATGGTGACGATCCTCTCTCCAATATCAATCCGGCCTGGTATTTCCGCAAACCCGGGGGCGGACCGCTCTATGATATGACTGTCTATGGCTTGCATACACTGACCGGCATCCTCGGACCTGCGAAACGTGTAACAGCGTTCTCCGGTGTGCGTCTCAAGGAACGCGAATTCCGAGGTGAGATGCTCCCGTGCGATATGGACGATAATACCTTTATTTTGCTTGACTTCGGCGAGGCATTCTACGGCTTTGTCTACGGTGCCGCCGCTGGTTCCGTCGTCAGAGGTAGGCTGGCAATTCACGGCACCCATGGCACGATTGAAGGCAATTTGCTGAATGGGAACCCCATTGATGCCCCGGATGGGGAACTCCCACACGTTGTGGGACAGCATCGCAGCATTCAGGAATCGCACGTCTATGAGGATATTATGCAGTTAGTGGATTGGATCCGTGAGGATAAACCGACGATCGTCACAGCGGAGCATGCCCGGCACGTCATAGAAATTTTCGATGCAGGCTACCGATCCGCACAGACTGGACAGGCACAAAACCTACGCACTACATTTTAA